One segment of Sandaracinaceae bacterium DNA contains the following:
- a CDS encoding DUF47 family protein, producing the protein MSLQAVIDWFLPKEDHFFTFLERQANLAHECATALLRFREAHVTAAEVREAVQVIEHTADGVLFEMEDALARTFVTPLDREDLHLLATELDDIIDMMNHAARVCVLYGVERPTEPMVNLIETLEKCAGVLARTMPALRKRQYGKLIEESRNLRALEKEGDTIFRAAVSKLFHDPSVEAKVLLREKEVLDGLENAVDRFDRVAHTLRNLAVKHG; encoded by the coding sequence ATGAGCCTCCAAGCGGTCATCGACTGGTTCCTGCCCAAAGAAGACCACTTCTTCACGTTCCTCGAGCGGCAGGCCAACCTGGCGCACGAGTGCGCCACCGCCCTCCTCCGCTTCCGTGAGGCTCACGTCACGGCCGCGGAGGTGCGCGAGGCCGTGCAGGTCATCGAGCACACCGCCGACGGAGTCCTGTTCGAGATGGAAGACGCTCTCGCGCGCACCTTCGTGACGCCGCTGGACCGCGAGGACCTGCACCTCCTGGCCACCGAGCTGGACGACATCATCGACATGATGAACCACGCCGCGCGCGTCTGCGTGCTCTACGGCGTGGAGCGCCCCACCGAGCCCATGGTCAACCTCATCGAGACGCTGGAGAAGTGCGCGGGCGTCCTGGCGCGCACCATGCCCGCGCTGCGCAAGCGCCAGTACGGGAAGCTCATCGAAGAGTCCCGCAACCTGCGCGCGCTCGAGAAGGAGGGCGACACCATCTTCCGCGCTGCGGTCAGCAAGCTCTTCCACGACCCCAGCGTCGAGGCCAAGGTGCTGCTCCGCGAGAAGGAGGTGCTCGACGGGCTCGAGAACGCCGTGGACCGCTTCGACCGCGTCGCCCACACGCTACGCAACCTTGCAGTCAAGCATGGTTAG